The genomic segment GGTCTCCGAGACGATGGTCGGCCGCTCGGCGGGCTTCATCTTGCCTTCCAGGATCAGCCCCACGTACTCGGGTACCCGCTGGAACCCGTGCGAGGGATGCCCCGCCAGGTTCGAGTTGGCCAGCCATTGGGCCAGCTGGTCGGCAATGTCGTCCGGCGCTCCGGCGGCCGCGAGGACGCGACTGGAGGCCTCGGTAAGTCCCTCGACAGGAAAGCTGGGCATGAAAGCGGACCCTCTCGAACCGCGCTGCGCTCGCATGGTACGCGCCCGGCCGGGCATCGGCGCATAATGGCGGGCTTGCCGGCTCAGCGGGACTTGCGGCTATGACATTCGGCCCTTCACCTTCGACCTTTCGGACCACCTCCACGCTTGTCTTCGGACGTGGAGCGATCCTTGAACTTCCGGATCAACTGCGCCGCGCGGGCGCCGGCCGCGTCTTGATCGTCACCGATCCCGGCATCGCCGCATGTGGCGTGCTCGACCAGGTTGAGGAGCTGCTGCGGGAGGCCGGAATCTCGGCCGGCGTCTATACCGGCGTCGTGCCCGAACCCCCCAGCCCGAGCGTGGACGCCTGCGCCGAGGCCATAAAGGCGGACGGCGCCGACGTGGTCGTGGGCCTCGGTGGCGGCAGCGCCATGGACACGTCGCAGATTGCCGCCTGCCTGGTGACGAACGGCGGTACGACGGAGGACTGGCTGGGCGTCGAGATTCTCGAAAGGCCGGGCATTCCCACCATCAGCGTGCCGACCACCGCGGGTACCGCGTCGGAGCTGACCGGCAACGCGGTCATCGTGCTGGCGGACCAGTCCAACAAGATGTCCGTGGTGAGTCCCTACATCTACCCAAAGGCGGCGATCGTGGACCCGGCGCTTACGGACTCGGTGCCGCCGGACGTCACCGCCGCCACCGGCATGGACGCCTTTTGCCACGCCACCGAGTCGTTCATCTCGGTCAAGGCCACGCCGCACACGCGCCTTTACGCCGCCGAGTCCATGCGGCGCGTCGTGGAGTACCTGCCGCGGGCGGTGGCCGACGGCGGCGACACCGAGGCGCGCGACGAGCTGGCCTACGCCTGCGTCATGGCCGGCTACACGTTGGCCAACGCCGGCACGATCATCGTCCACGCCATGGCGCACGCCATCGGC from the Chloroflexota bacterium genome contains:
- a CDS encoding iron-containing alcohol dehydrogenase codes for the protein MTFGPSPSTFRTTSTLVFGRGAILELPDQLRRAGAGRVLIVTDPGIAACGVLDQVEELLREAGISAGVYTGVVPEPPSPSVDACAEAIKADGADVVVGLGGGSAMDTSQIAACLVTNGGTTEDWLGVEILERPGIPTISVPTTAGTASELTGNAVIVLADQSNKMSVVSPYIYPKAAIVDPALTDSVPPDVTAATGMDAFCHATESFISVKATPHTRLYAAESMRRVVEYLPRAVADGGDTEARDELAYACVMAGYTLANAGTIIVHAMAHAIGAWAKIPHGVANTLCLLPVMGFCAERVPALVGGMAEPLGAPNGANDADRAQATLDAMRVLIDGVGLSTRLGETGVQRDWLPEVARVTHGSRRLMDQSPAQPTEAELLAMLEAAY